A single genomic interval of Malania oleifera isolate guangnan ecotype guangnan chromosome 11, ASM2987363v1, whole genome shotgun sequence harbors:
- the LOC131168498 gene encoding putative germin-like protein 2-1 gives MSKMAANALVSIIFLAVALSLASASDPSSLQDFCVAFNDTEEAVFVNGKVCKDPKLATADDFFFSGLNVAGNTSNRLGSSVTLVNVDKLAGLNTLGISIARLDFAPYGLNPPHTHPRATELLTVLEGTLYVGFVTSNPENRLITKVLQAGDVFVFPEGLIHFQFNVGKTNAVAIAGLSSQNPGVITIANAVFGSKPPISSDVLTKAFQVDKNVINYLQAQFWMDNNN, from the exons ATGAGCAAGATGGCAGCCAACGCCCTTGTATCCATCATCTTCTTGGCTGTGGCTCTCTCTCTGGCCTCTGCTTCTGATCCCAGTTCCCTGCAGGACTTTTGTGTTGCTTTTAATGACACCGAGGAAGCTG TGTTCGTGAATGGGAAAGTCTGCAAAGACCCAAAGCTTGCTACAGCCGATGATTTCTTCTTTTCGGGACTTAATGTGGCTGGGAACACATCGAACCGGCTTGGCTCTAGTGTCACGCTAGTAAATGTCGATAAATTAGCTGGGCTAAACACCCTCGGTATCTCAATAGCACGTCTTGATTTTGCACCCTATGGTCTCAACCCTCCGCACACACATCCCCGTGCCACCGAGCTTCTCACTGTCTTGGAAGGAACCCTCTATGTTGGTTTCGTTACTTCTAATCCAGAAAACCGCTTGATCACAAAGGTTCTTCAAGCGGGCGATGTTTTCGTGTTTCCAGAAGGACTCATTCACTTCCAATTCAATGTCGGGAAAACAAACGCAGTGGCCATTGCTGGATTAAGCAGTCAAAACCCAGGAGTCATTACTATTGCAAATGCAGTCTTCGGCTCAAAGCCACCTATCTCTTCTGATGTCTTAACCAAGGCCTTCCAAGTGGACAAGAATGTAATCAACTACCTTCAAGCTCAGTTCTGGATGGACAACAACAACTAA
- the LOC131168499 gene encoding putative germin-like protein 2-1 has translation MSKMAANALVSIIFLAVALSLASASDPSSLQDFCVAFNDTEEAVFVNGKVCKDPKLASADDFFFSGLNVPGNTSNRLGSSVTLVNVDKLAGLNTLGISIARLDFAPYGLNPPHTHPRATELLTVLEGTLYVGFVTSNPDNRLITKVLCAGDVFVFPEGLIHFQFNVGKTNAVAIAGLSSQNPGVITIANAVFGSKPPISSDVLTKAFQVDKKVINYLQAQFWMDNNN, from the exons ATGAGCAAGATGGCAGCCAACGCCCTTGTATCCATCATCTTCTTGGCTGTGGCTCTCTCTCTGGCCTCTGCTTCTGATCCCAGTTCCCTGCAGGACTTTTGTGTTGCTTTTAATGACACCGAGGAAGCTG TGTTCGTGAATGGAAAAGTCTGCAAAGACCCAAAGCTTGCTTCAGCCGATGATTTCTTCTTTTCGGGACTTAATGTGCCTGGGAACACATCGAACCGGCTTGGCTCTAGTGTCACGCTAGTAAATGTTGATAAATTAGCTGGACTAAACACCCTCGGTATCTCAATAGCACGTCTTGATTTTGCACCCTATGGTCTCAACCCTCCGCACACACATCCCCGTGCCACCGAGCTTCTCACTGTCTTGGAAGGAACCCTCTATGTTGGTTTCGTTACTTCTAATCCAGATAACCGCTTGATCACAAAGGTTCTTTGCGCGGGCGATGTTTTCGTGTTTCCAGAAGGACTCATTCACTTCCAATTCAATGTTGGGAAAACAAACGCAGTGGCCATTGCTGGACTAAGCAGTCAAAACCCAGGAGTCATTACTATTGCAAATGCAGTCTTCGGTTCAAAGCCACCTATCTCTTCTGATGTTCTAACCAAGGCCTTCCAAGTGGACAAGAAAGTAATCAACTATCTTCAAGCTCAGTTCTGGATGGACAACAATAACTAA